In the Ilumatobacteraceae bacterium genome, one interval contains:
- a CDS encoding NDMA-dependent alcohol dehydrogenase — MKTRAAILRELNTPWSVEEIELDPPKKGEVLVKLAASGMCHSDEHVLTGDLAGAAPGPPMIGGHEGSGVVLEVGEGVSGLEPGDHVVFGFIPACGRCEWCARGKSNLCNDAAGLGAGMQIGDGTARHHSHDGHDLGLMCLLGTFAEHTVVNEASCVKIDKDWPLDKACLLGCGVVTGWGSAVNTADVQPGDYVAVVGVGGIGANAVQGAKMAGARVVAAIDPVEFKREKAMEFGATHTYASMAEATADLGNATWDRGYDKVIMAMGTGDGDALGEAFWMAGKGSRVVVTNIHPVTESSIAVPGLFLSAFEKQIVGSWFGSANMRRDIPRLMELYLQGQLNLDDLVTKTYTLDQINEGYDAMRNGENIRGVILFD, encoded by the coding sequence ATGAAGACACGCGCTGCCATTCTTCGCGAACTCAACACCCCCTGGAGCGTCGAGGAGATCGAACTCGATCCACCCAAGAAGGGTGAGGTGCTCGTGAAACTCGCCGCGTCGGGCATGTGCCACTCCGACGAGCACGTTCTCACCGGCGATCTCGCCGGTGCCGCTCCGGGCCCGCCGATGATCGGTGGACACGAGGGGTCCGGCGTCGTGCTGGAGGTGGGTGAAGGGGTCAGCGGCCTCGAACCGGGTGACCACGTCGTGTTCGGCTTCATCCCGGCCTGTGGCCGGTGCGAATGGTGTGCGCGTGGCAAGTCGAATCTCTGCAACGATGCTGCGGGCCTCGGCGCCGGCATGCAGATCGGTGACGGCACGGCACGACACCACAGTCACGACGGCCACGACCTCGGGCTGATGTGCCTGCTCGGCACGTTCGCCGAGCACACCGTCGTCAACGAGGCGAGCTGTGTGAAGATCGACAAGGATTGGCCGCTCGACAAGGCGTGCCTGCTCGGTTGCGGTGTCGTGACCGGATGGGGCTCCGCGGTCAACACCGCCGACGTCCAGCCCGGCGACTACGTGGCCGTCGTCGGCGTCGGCGGGATCGGGGCGAACGCCGTCCAGGGAGCGAAGATGGCGGGCGCGCGCGTCGTCGCCGCGATCGACCCGGTGGAGTTCAAGCGCGAGAAGGCGATGGAGTTCGGAGCGACGCACACGTACGCGTCGATGGCCGAGGCGACCGCCGACCTCGGCAACGCCACCTGGGATCGTGGCTACGACAAGGTGATCATGGCAATGGGCACCGGCGACGGCGACGCGCTCGGCGAGGCGTTCTGGATGGCGGGCAAGGGATCGCGCGTCGTGGTGACCAACATCCACCCCGTGACCGAGAGCAGCATCGCCGTTCCCGGCCTGTTCCTCTCGGCGTTCGAGAAGCAGATCGTCGGCTCGTGGTTCGGATCCGCGAACATGCGTCGCGACATTCCACGCCTGATGGAGCTGTACCTCCAGGGTCAGCTCAACCTCGACGACCTGGTCACGAAGACCTACACCCTCGATCAGATCAACGAGGGCTACGACGCGATGCGCAACGGTGAGAACATCCGCGGCGTGATCCTGTTCGACTGA
- a CDS encoding PhzF family phenazine biosynthesis protein, giving the protein MQRRFEQLDVFSSTPWSGNPLAVVVDGDGLSDDEMQRFANWTNLSETTFVLPPTTPDADYRVRIFTTTFELPFAGHPTLGTCRAWLDHGGRPADGDTIVQECGAGLVTIRRDDDRLAFAAPPLVRSGPVDTALRERIERTLRTPVVDAAWCDNGPGWVAALLASGDEVLALEPDFGDTLDLKLGVVGPAGDRDPDGHDVEVRAFFPGLTSMLEDPVTGSLNASLAQWLMGRDPTLESYVARQGTALGRAGRVHLRREGGEIWVGGRVSRCVSGHVEL; this is encoded by the coding sequence ATGCAGCGACGATTCGAACAGCTCGACGTGTTCTCCTCCACCCCGTGGTCGGGGAACCCGCTCGCCGTGGTCGTCGACGGTGACGGCCTCTCCGACGACGAGATGCAGCGGTTCGCGAACTGGACCAACCTGTCGGAGACCACGTTCGTCCTGCCGCCGACCACCCCGGACGCCGACTATCGCGTGCGGATCTTCACGACCACCTTCGAGCTGCCGTTCGCCGGGCACCCGACGCTCGGGACGTGCCGGGCCTGGCTCGATCACGGCGGTCGACCGGCCGACGGCGACACGATCGTGCAGGAGTGCGGGGCCGGTCTCGTCACCATCCGTCGCGACGACGACCGCCTGGCGTTCGCCGCTCCCCCGCTCGTGCGATCGGGCCCGGTCGACACCGCACTCCGCGAGCGGATCGAACGCACGCTCCGCACGCCGGTCGTCGACGCCGCCTGGTGTGACAACGGCCCCGGCTGGGTCGCGGCCCTGCTGGCGTCGGGTGACGAGGTGCTGGCGCTCGAACCCGACTTCGGCGACACGCTCGACCTCAAGCTCGGTGTGGTCGGTCCGGCCGGCGATCGAGACCCCGACGGCCACGATGTGGAGGTCAGGGCCTTCTTCCCGGGTCTGACCTCGATGCTGGAGGATCCGGTCACCGGGAGCCTCAACGCGTCGCTCGCCCAGTGGCTGATGGGCCGCGACCCCACGCTCGAGTCGTACGTCGCACGCCAGGGCACCGCCCTGGGTCGAGCGGGGCGCGTCCACCTCCGGCGCGAGGGCGGGGAGATCTGGGTCGGCGGCCGCGTCTCGCGCTGCGTGAGCGGGCACGTCGAGCTCTGA
- a CDS encoding insulinase family protein has product MRRCGGILLVCALTVTACSSGDDDSSSTTTSAIDGDGDGDVGVDGDGTGTSGPSRTTTTEPGSGDPDARPVGPELPGLVDTSDEPIPNDDAVRTGVLDNGLTYYVRQNDNPGSKADVRLAIKAGSVDESSDQTGVAHFVEHMLFNGTEKFPENELIDTLRSFGAAFGADVNAYTAFDETVYTLTVPNADETVELGLTVLEQWLSHALFDEAQVVAERGVVLDEWRVRTQSTQGRLFDVAQDMYLADTPYDRRSPIGDNTSIETMPRDVLRSYYDEWYRPDNAAIVVVGDIDVDEIVVDIERLFGPAAAATEELPERPDASFDVDLEPAFALHADPDQQTVDVEVTLPLPAVEGSGTLAARAALLDEMIYDALVRRLDQDLAAGLAPFDAVTRGGNSFVDSLDAPALYTFTDAARVGDTLVTLLDEYERTYRFGFTEQETDLARETLRSFYDSRYDGRESNQDRDYADTLIQAFLDDAPYPSITDEYEIVTSILDAITPEAMTLRFQARWANSAPHVIISTPESVADRMPTEAEVLAAIAATSERPVEARAARRALPEALMDRPDPQAPLAIESVLPQGDSLFDPVRIVYPNGVTVILNSNTIVEGQVFYQAASPGGSSLVDDADVVDALYAADIVTSSGVADFNEAEIAQITAGADAAVGAWIDPYVDHFAGSGAVADIEVLFQKLHLYMTEPRFDPIALSQLQNRVGPLVADPASDARAAADDAVRDLRYPDELRYASLPTPEQFATLDLDGVERVWRDRYGDASDWVFVFAGDIDIDAVTELANSYFGSLPGSGVAETWIDVEDPPPAGVASAEVAAGTGDTATVTMLFTSPVDDIDAGLRVTADVTTELIRARLTDVVREELGESYSPSAVSYITTDPEPAIETYVFVTGSPDRVGSIADLVVAEFDELGTDGPSDQEFFNAYAQVEESLNFVNNGTFVQELLDAEIHPARELDDYIFEYQELQSVTAGRVRSYIDAHMSPERYIEVTVVPR; this is encoded by the coding sequence ATGCGACGGTGTGGCGGGATCTTGCTGGTGTGCGCGTTGACGGTGACGGCGTGCTCGTCGGGCGACGACGACTCGTCGTCCACGACGACGAGCGCCATCGATGGCGATGGCGATGGCGATGTCGGTGTCGATGGCGATGGCACCGGGACGTCCGGTCCGAGCCGAACGACGACGACCGAACCCGGTTCCGGTGATCCCGACGCCCGCCCCGTCGGCCCGGAGCTCCCCGGTCTGGTCGACACGAGCGACGAGCCGATCCCGAACGACGACGCCGTCCGCACCGGCGTCCTCGACAACGGGCTGACCTACTACGTGCGGCAGAACGACAATCCGGGTTCGAAGGCCGACGTACGACTCGCGATCAAGGCGGGGTCGGTCGACGAGTCGAGCGATCAGACGGGCGTGGCCCACTTCGTCGAGCACATGCTGTTCAACGGCACCGAGAAGTTCCCGGAGAACGAACTGATCGACACGTTGCGCAGCTTCGGCGCCGCCTTCGGTGCCGACGTCAACGCATACACGGCGTTCGACGAGACGGTGTACACGCTGACCGTGCCGAACGCGGACGAGACCGTGGAGTTGGGCCTGACGGTGCTCGAGCAGTGGCTCTCGCACGCGCTGTTCGACGAGGCGCAGGTGGTCGCCGAGCGAGGTGTCGTACTCGACGAGTGGCGGGTGCGAACGCAGAGCACCCAGGGGCGGCTGTTCGACGTCGCCCAGGACATGTACCTGGCCGACACCCCGTACGACCGCAGGTCGCCGATCGGCGACAACACCTCGATCGAGACCATGCCGCGCGACGTCCTGCGCTCGTACTACGACGAGTGGTATCGACCCGACAACGCTGCGATCGTCGTCGTCGGTGACATCGACGTCGATGAGATCGTGGTCGACATCGAGCGGCTGTTCGGCCCAGCGGCCGCCGCGACCGAGGAACTGCCCGAACGCCCCGACGCCTCGTTCGACGTCGACCTCGAGCCTGCGTTCGCTCTCCACGCCGACCCCGACCAGCAGACCGTCGACGTCGAGGTCACACTGCCGCTGCCGGCGGTCGAGGGCTCCGGCACGCTCGCGGCCCGTGCCGCGTTGCTCGACGAGATGATCTACGACGCACTCGTACGACGGCTCGATCAGGACCTCGCCGCCGGCCTGGCGCCCTTCGATGCCGTCACCCGCGGTGGCAACAGCTTCGTCGATTCGCTCGACGCTCCGGCGCTCTACACGTTCACCGACGCGGCCCGGGTCGGCGACACGCTCGTCACACTGCTCGACGAGTACGAGCGTACGTACCGGTTCGGGTTCACCGAGCAGGAGACCGACCTCGCCCGCGAGACACTCCGGTCGTTCTACGACTCCCGTTACGACGGCCGCGAGAGCAACCAGGACCGTGACTACGCCGACACCTTGATCCAGGCGTTCCTCGACGACGCGCCGTATCCCTCGATCACCGACGAGTACGAGATCGTCACGTCGATCCTCGACGCGATCACACCCGAGGCCATGACGCTCCGGTTCCAGGCGCGATGGGCGAACTCGGCCCCACACGTGATCATCTCCACGCCCGAGAGCGTCGCCGATCGGATGCCGACCGAAGCCGAGGTGCTGGCGGCGATCGCCGCCACCTCCGAGCGCCCGGTCGAAGCCCGTGCCGCCCGACGCGCCCTGCCAGAAGCGCTCATGGACCGTCCGGATCCGCAGGCTCCGCTCGCGATCGAGTCGGTGCTCCCGCAGGGCGATTCGCTGTTCGACCCGGTGCGGATCGTGTACCCGAACGGGGTGACGGTCATTCTCAACAGCAACACGATCGTCGAGGGGCAGGTCTTCTATCAGGCGGCGAGCCCGGGTGGTTCGTCGCTGGTCGATGATGCCGACGTGGTCGACGCGCTGTACGCCGCCGACATCGTCACGTCGAGCGGCGTCGCCGACTTCAACGAGGCCGAGATCGCGCAGATCACCGCCGGTGCCGACGCCGCGGTCGGCGCCTGGATCGATCCCTACGTCGACCACTTCGCCGGCTCGGGAGCCGTGGCCGACATCGAGGTGCTGTTCCAGAAACTGCACCTCTACATGACCGAGCCCCGGTTCGACCCGATCGCGTTGAGCCAACTGCAGAACCGCGTCGGTCCGCTCGTCGCCGACCCGGCGTCCGATGCCCGGGCCGCGGCCGACGACGCCGTACGAGACCTCCGCTATCCCGACGAGTTGCGCTACGCCTCGCTGCCGACGCCCGAGCAGTTCGCGACGCTCGACCTCGACGGCGTCGAGCGTGTCTGGCGCGACCGGTACGGCGACGCCTCCGACTGGGTGTTCGTGTTCGCGGGTGACATCGACATCGACGCGGTCACGGAACTGGCGAACTCGTACTTCGGGTCGCTCCCCGGTTCGGGCGTGGCGGAGACGTGGATCGACGTCGAAGACCCGCCGCCGGCGGGCGTCGCGAGCGCCGAGGTCGCGGCCGGCACGGGCGACACCGCGACGGTGACGATGCTGTTCACGAGCCCGGTCGACGACATCGACGCCGGCCTGCGGGTGACCGCCGACGTGACGACCGAGTTGATCAGGGCTCGGCTCACCGACGTGGTCCGCGAGGAGCTCGGCGAGAGCTACTCGCCGTCGGCGGTGTCGTACATCACCACCGATCCCGAACCGGCGATCGAGACGTACGTGTTCGTCACCGGATCACCGGACCGGGTCGGTTCCATCGCCGATCTCGTGGTCGCCGAGTTCGACGAACTGGGCACCGACGGGCCGTCCGACCAGGAATTCTTCAATGCCTACGCACAGGTTGAGGAATCGCTCAACTTCGTCAACAACGGCACCTTCGTCCAGGAGTTGCTCGACGCCGAGATCCATCCGGCCCGCGAGCTCGACGACTACATCTTCGAGTACCAGGAGCTCCAGTCGGTCACCGCCGGCCGGGTCCGGTCGTACATCGACGCACACATGTCACCCGAGCGGTACATCGAGGTGACCGTCGTCCCGCGCTGA
- a CDS encoding DUF2254 domain-containing protein — protein MKPGRVANDGWRDGGRVLVVIRSYVESARSSLFAVPVVWIVAAIGLSQLVTWIDQRTQENDAFPGFLDTTVESARALLGAISSGTIGAASVVFSLTLVAIQMSSSVYTSRVLRSFLRDRFQQNMIGVLLATFTYSLLVLREVRGPLDAEGSAYIPRLSVFLAVLFAIAAVFALLASISHTSQSLRASAVTRQLVEEMVQLVEETYPELSVRFDVSGPIEGADDDGTRPPSGSATDAKSTDERVRSELRPPTEPGAVLTADRRGWVQQISLEAIRASIDDDSTVRLDVSAGSYVGAGTPLLVLWPPPSADDLSSLMRDLRGAFAIGEQRSMQQDLAFGFTMLEDIANKALSPGVNDPNTAAAVIEQLGEVVLAVLERRLHEPSMTLDGCDFFRSRVATYDDIVVAAYNQIRHFAIGQPSVQLVMVRTLLEVGDELRRRRRDTPDAIDALDSMLRFVEADLSPPAGDPAAARSRELIDASTWYESSVARVTRPR, from the coding sequence ATGAAGCCCGGACGAGTCGCGAACGACGGCTGGCGCGACGGCGGCCGCGTGCTCGTCGTCATCCGCTCGTACGTGGAGTCGGCGCGGTCGAGCCTGTTCGCCGTGCCGGTCGTCTGGATCGTCGCGGCGATCGGTCTGTCCCAGCTGGTGACATGGATCGACCAGCGCACCCAGGAGAACGACGCGTTCCCCGGTTTCCTCGACACGACCGTCGAGAGCGCCAGAGCCCTGCTCGGTGCGATCAGTTCCGGCACGATCGGCGCCGCATCGGTCGTCTTCTCGCTGACGCTCGTCGCGATCCAGATGTCGAGCAGCGTCTACACGTCCCGTGTCCTTCGCTCCTTCCTCCGCGACCGGTTCCAGCAGAACATGATCGGCGTCCTGCTGGCGACGTTCACGTACAGCCTGCTCGTCCTCCGTGAAGTGCGCGGCCCGCTCGACGCCGAGGGATCGGCCTACATCCCGCGCCTGTCGGTGTTCCTCGCCGTCCTCTTCGCGATCGCGGCGGTCTTTGCGCTGCTCGCCTCGATCAGCCACACCTCGCAGAGTCTCCGAGCATCGGCCGTGACGCGGCAGTTGGTCGAGGAGATGGTCCAGTTGGTGGAGGAGACCTACCCGGAACTCTCGGTTCGGTTCGACGTCTCCGGGCCGATCGAGGGGGCCGACGACGACGGCACGCGACCTCCATCGGGTTCGGCCACCGATGCGAAGTCGACCGACGAGCGCGTCAGGTCGGAGCTCCGGCCACCGACCGAGCCGGGCGCCGTGCTGACCGCCGACCGTCGCGGCTGGGTGCAGCAGATCAGCCTCGAGGCGATCCGGGCATCGATCGACGACGACAGTACGGTCCGACTCGACGTATCGGCCGGGAGCTATGTCGGCGCCGGCACACCGTTGCTCGTGCTCTGGCCACCGCCGAGCGCCGACGACCTGTCATCGCTCATGCGCGACCTGCGGGGTGCCTTCGCGATCGGCGAACAGCGTTCGATGCAGCAGGATCTCGCGTTCGGGTTCACGATGCTCGAGGACATCGCGAACAAGGCGCTGTCCCCAGGGGTCAACGACCCGAACACCGCCGCCGCGGTGATCGAACAACTCGGCGAGGTCGTGCTCGCCGTTCTCGAACGCCGGCTGCACGAACCGTCGATGACACTCGACGGTTGCGACTTCTTCCGCTCACGGGTCGCGACCTACGACGACATCGTCGTCGCCGCCTACAACCAGATCCGCCACTTCGCGATCGGGCAACCGTCGGTCCAACTGGTCATGGTCAGGACGCTGCTCGAGGTCGGTGACGAACTCCGACGCCGACGACGTGACACCCCCGACGCGATCGATGCGCTCGACTCGATGCTGCGTTTCGTCGAAGCCGACCTGTCCCCACCGGCCGGGGATCCGGCCGCTGCACGCTCGCGGGAGTTGATCGACGCGTCGACCTGGTACGAGTCGTCCGTCGCCCGTGTGACACGACCTCGCTGA
- a CDS encoding DUF6458 family protein — MFAALGIILLVAGAILTFAVDRQAEGVDLAAIGWIVMAGGALSLLVAMIQGAGWMSMNKSKMHTETHVSPDGRHQVEETHTA; from the coding sequence ATGTTTGCTGCACTCGGAATCATCCTCCTCGTCGCCGGGGCGATCCTGACCTTCGCGGTCGACCGTCAGGCCGAGGGTGTCGATCTCGCCGCCATCGGCTGGATCGTGATGGCCGGCGGAGCACTCTCGTTGCTGGTCGCCATGATTCAGGGCGCCGGCTGGATGTCGATGAACAAGTCCAAGATGCACACCGAGACCCACGTGTCACCCGACGGTCGACACCAGGTCGAGGAGACCCACACCGCCTGA
- a CDS encoding DNA starvation/stationary phase protection protein, protein MTNTATDSKPTSKIAGLSDEQSVSIISILQERLASLLDLQLTLKHIHWNVVGVNFISVHEFLDPQVDAVRLMSDAVAERIATLGGEPLGTPGAIMKFRTWDDYSLNREPTVRHLSALDDVYSGVVADHRKAVSQLGDLDPVTEDLFIGHLAELEQFQWFVRAHLQDASGDVTFRNTES, encoded by the coding sequence ATGACGAACACCGCCACCGACTCGAAACCCACCTCCAAGATCGCCGGTCTCTCCGACGAGCAGTCCGTGTCGATCATCTCCATCCTCCAGGAGCGCCTCGCGTCCCTGCTCGACCTCCAGCTGACGCTGAAGCACATCCACTGGAACGTCGTCGGCGTCAACTTCATCTCGGTGCACGAGTTCCTCGACCCGCAGGTCGACGCCGTGCGCCTGATGTCCGACGCCGTCGCCGAGCGCATCGCCACCCTCGGCGGCGAACCCCTCGGGACGCCCGGTGCGATCATGAAGTTCCGCACCTGGGACGACTACTCGCTCAACCGTGAACCGACCGTCCGGCACCTGTCTGCCCTTGACGACGTCTACTCCGGGGTCGTCGCCGACCATCGCAAGGCGGTCTCACAGCTCGGTGACCTCGACCCGGTGACCGAGGACCTGTTCATCGGCCACCTCGCGGAACTCGAGCAGTTCCAGTGGTTCGTCCGAGCGCACCTGCAGGACGCTTCCGGCGACGTCACGTTCCGTAACACCGAGAGCTGA
- a CDS encoding AAA family ATPase, translating to MSSDPSPVAPPEAFPDLGSERDRLAFARHCRDRMIARLEHVDPQSSADEITAEYVEMTVWEALDSLRSPGAGEFFGRIDEPSPDGDGVDRWYIGRRHIEDDGHDPVVVDWRAPISAPFYRATAIDPLGVAFRRRFTLDEGELTAYLDEQLDDPDAVDVASGIPDPVLAEIGATRSGEMREIVATIQAEQDIVIRSDIDQALIVQGGPGTGKTAVALHRAAYLLFEHRARLARDGVLVVGPNQAFLDYIANVLPSLGERSVRQCTALELCIPRVDTTGTDDLDDARWKGSADRLDELEALALSTIQPPDDDVRVPIGARTHTFTADEVARWITTAKGGKVPINERKERLRALARQELRRRCGGEDRWTEASALKSAINKAWPTQKPVTLVDRYLPGQRGKRRAWTPADQFLVDEANTLLNGTPFTYAHVVVDEAQDHSAVALRCIGRRTPTGSCTLVGDVAQSTTPAGQERWHDVFRHLGADGAVADLTIGYRVPEPILRVANRLLPHTGVDATPSRSVRLNGSPPSWSDADPGEVGAVAAATVVEVKHRHRLTGVVAPPERHDEIRAALSTVGLDAVDHVHELGHDDVPLFAPEAVKGLEFDGVVVANPHEIFDGTTRGARLLYVAMTRAVQELAFVTDGEPPSVIG from the coding sequence ATGTCGTCCGACCCGTCACCCGTCGCGCCCCCGGAGGCGTTCCCCGATCTCGGATCGGAGCGCGATCGGCTCGCGTTCGCCCGGCACTGTCGCGATCGCATGATCGCCCGGCTGGAGCACGTCGACCCGCAGTCGTCCGCCGACGAGATCACGGCCGAGTACGTCGAGATGACCGTGTGGGAGGCGCTCGATTCGCTCCGGTCGCCCGGCGCCGGCGAGTTCTTCGGTCGGATCGACGAACCGTCGCCCGATGGCGACGGCGTCGACCGCTGGTACATCGGCCGGCGCCACATCGAGGACGACGGTCACGACCCGGTCGTCGTCGACTGGCGTGCGCCGATCTCGGCGCCGTTCTACCGGGCGACCGCGATCGATCCGCTGGGTGTGGCGTTCCGCCGCCGCTTCACCCTCGACGAGGGCGAACTGACCGCCTACCTCGACGAACAGCTCGACGACCCGGACGCCGTCGATGTCGCCTCGGGGATTCCCGACCCGGTGCTCGCCGAGATCGGCGCGACGCGGTCCGGCGAGATGCGCGAGATCGTCGCCACGATCCAAGCGGAGCAGGACATCGTGATCCGCTCCGACATCGACCAGGCGCTGATCGTCCAGGGCGGTCCGGGCACGGGCAAGACCGCGGTGGCGCTGCACCGAGCGGCGTACCTGCTGTTCGAGCACCGTGCTCGGCTGGCCCGCGACGGTGTGCTCGTCGTCGGACCGAACCAGGCGTTCCTCGACTACATCGCCAACGTGCTGCCGTCGCTCGGCGAGCGCAGCGTCCGGCAGTGCACGGCCCTCGAACTCTGCATCCCCCGAGTCGACACGACCGGCACCGACGATCTCGACGACGCCCGCTGGAAGGGTTCGGCCGATCGTCTCGACGAACTCGAGGCGCTGGCGCTGTCGACGATCCAACCGCCCGACGACGACGTCCGGGTCCCGATCGGCGCTCGGACGCACACCTTCACCGCCGACGAGGTCGCCCGCTGGATCACCACGGCGAAGGGCGGCAAGGTGCCGATCAACGAACGGAAGGAACGGCTGCGGGCACTGGCCCGCCAGGAACTCCGACGGCGCTGTGGCGGCGAGGATCGGTGGACCGAGGCGAGCGCACTGAAGTCGGCGATCAACAAGGCATGGCCGACCCAGAAGCCGGTGACGCTCGTCGACCGGTACCTGCCGGGGCAGCGCGGAAAGCGTCGCGCCTGGACGCCGGCCGATCAGTTCCTCGTCGACGAGGCGAACACCTTGTTGAACGGCACCCCGTTCACGTACGCGCACGTCGTCGTCGATGAGGCACAGGATCACTCCGCCGTCGCGCTGAGGTGCATCGGACGCCGGACCCCGACCGGCTCGTGCACGCTCGTCGGCGACGTGGCGCAGTCGACCACACCGGCCGGTCAGGAGCGCTGGCACGACGTGTTCCGGCACCTGGGGGCCGACGGCGCGGTCGCCGACCTGACGATCGGCTATCGCGTGCCCGAGCCGATCCTGCGCGTGGCCAATCGTCTGCTGCCGCACACCGGGGTCGATGCGACCCCGAGTCGTTCGGTGCGCCTGAACGGATCTCCGCCGAGCTGGAGCGACGCCGACCCGGGCGAGGTGGGTGCGGTCGCGGCCGCGACCGTCGTCGAGGTCAAGCACCGTCATCGGTTGACCGGTGTGGTCGCCCCGCCCGAACGGCACGACGAGATCCGGGCTGCGCTGTCGACGGTCGGCCTCGACGCCGTCGATCACGTCCACGAGCTCGGCCACGACGACGTCCCGCTGTTCGCCCCCGAGGCGGTCAAGGGGCTCGAGTTCGACGGGGTGGTCGTGGCCAACCCGCACGAGATCTTCGACGGGACGACGCGCGGTGCGCGACTCCTGTACGTGGCGATGACCCGAGCCGTGCAGGAGTTGGCGTTCGTGACCGACGGGGAGCCCCCGTCGGTCATCGGTTGA
- a CDS encoding SDR family oxidoreductase → MDIQQLFSVEGKIVLVTGGSRGIGEMIAAGFLANGAKVYISSRKANACQATALRLMERFGGECIPVPADLSGLEGAQAVAAAIGEHEDHLDVVVNNAGQAWGAPLEEFPEKGWDRVLSVNVKGPFFVIQQLLPLLEAGATADDPSRIVNIGSIDGIRPPSLQTYSYSPSKAAIHAMTRQLAAELAPRHVLVNAIAPGPFPTWMLSTGVGGGGDVENTDWEAVGQMTPVGRVGTPEDIAGLTIFLSSRAGAFTVGEIITCDGGIVVG, encoded by the coding sequence ATGGACATCCAACAACTGTTCTCCGTCGAGGGCAAGATCGTGCTCGTGACCGGCGGTTCTCGCGGCATCGGCGAGATGATCGCGGCCGGCTTCCTGGCCAACGGAGCGAAGGTCTACATCAGTTCCCGCAAGGCCAACGCCTGCCAGGCGACGGCCTTGCGGTTGATGGAGCGCTTCGGCGGCGAGTGCATCCCCGTCCCAGCGGACCTGTCCGGTCTCGAGGGCGCCCAGGCGGTCGCCGCCGCGATCGGCGAGCACGAGGACCACCTCGACGTCGTCGTGAACAATGCCGGCCAGGCCTGGGGTGCACCGCTCGAGGAGTTCCCCGAGAAGGGCTGGGACCGGGTGCTGTCGGTCAACGTGAAGGGCCCCTTCTTCGTGATCCAACAACTCCTGCCGCTGCTCGAGGCGGGCGCGACGGCCGACGACCCGTCGCGAATCGTCAACATCGGCTCGATCGACGGCATCCGTCCGCCGAGCCTGCAGACGTACTCCTACAGTCCGTCGAAGGCCGCGATCCATGCGATGACCCGCCAGTTGGCGGCCGAACTCGCGCCACGCCACGTCCTCGTCAACGCGATCGCGCCCGGACCGTTCCCGACCTGGATGCTGTCGACCGGGGTCGGTGGCGGCGGCGACGTCGAGAACACGGATTGGGAGGCCGTCGGCCAGATGACACCCGTCGGCCGCGTCGGGACGCCCGAAGACATCGCCGGGCTGACGATCTTCCTGTCGAGCCGCGCCGGCGCCTTCACGGTCGGCGAGATCATCACCTGCGACGGCGGCATCGTCGTCGGCTGA
- a CDS encoding ABC transporter ATP-binding protein has protein sequence MSLPPPVAYPLRISGLTKWFGETLALDELTLDVPPGSCFGLVGPNGSGKSTTLRSVIGLVRVDHGTIEVGGHDVVTDLRAARAATGVVLDPLQLFERLTATEFLRTIGELRELDRELVAERTTQLLTTLQLAADADRQIAGYSHGMRKKTSLAAALLHRPRLLLLDEPFEGVDPVSARTMRSMLDRFRDGGGTVVLSSHVMDLVERLCDHTAVIHRGRVVASGPTDALRDGRRLEDAFIDVVGASEVDHDSLPWLG, from the coding sequence ATGTCGTTGCCGCCCCCCGTGGCATATCCGCTCCGCATCAGCGGACTCACGAAGTGGTTCGGCGAAACGCTCGCCCTCGATGAACTCACGCTCGACGTGCCGCCGGGGAGCTGTTTCGGCCTGGTCGGGCCGAACGGCAGCGGGAAGTCGACGACGTTGCGATCGGTGATCGGGCTCGTCCGGGTCGATCACGGCACGATCGAGGTCGGCGGACACGACGTCGTGACCGACCTCCGGGCCGCGCGAGCCGCAACCGGCGTGGTGCTCGATCCGCTCCAACTCTTCGAACGCCTGACCGCGACCGAGTTCCTGCGCACGATCGGCGAGCTCCGCGAACTCGACCGCGAGCTGGTCGCCGAGCGCACGACGCAGCTGCTGACGACCCTCCAACTCGCGGCCGATGCCGACCGGCAGATCGCCGGCTACAGCCACGGGATGCGCAAGAAGACCTCGCTCGCGGCAGCGCTGCTCCATCGGCCACGCCTCCTGCTGCTCGACGAGCCCTTCGAGGGCGTCGATCCGGTGTCCGCGAGGACGATGCGTTCGATGCTCGATCGTTTCCGCGACGGCGGGGGCACCGTCGTGCTGTCGAGCCACGTCATGGACCTGGTCGAGCGACTGTGCGACCACACCGCCGTCATCCACCGGGGGCGGGTCGTCGCGAGCGGGCCGACCGACGCGTTGCGCGACGGCAGGCGACTCGAGGATGCCTTCATCGACGTGGTCGGTGCGAGCGAGGTCGATCATGATTCGCTCCCGTGGCTCGGCTGA